The proteins below come from a single Patescibacteria group bacterium genomic window:
- the dprA gene encoding DNA-processing protein DprA: MSSTKSITGDQSSNHDLIYWNTLALFLKFEAKRLKKIADYFPTMKMAFEANNSELIQAGLEQEIVQEFVKWRKTINPEKEWQKLEDEKIKIITIKDKNYPKLLKEIYDPPAILYYKGELKREENYPLAVVGTRKMSFYGREVVEGLVRDLVRVGLTIISGLALGIDGLVHKITLKEGGRTIAVLGGGLDEKTLYPSIHKELARKIIAAGGAIISEYPIGTSPTRYTFPMRNRIISGLSLGTLVIEAPMESGALITARSALDQNREVFAVPGNIYSPNSAGCNWLIKLGAKPVTKATDILESFNLEFLLRQREIKPETKEEEILLKYLSKEPIHIDELIRKSGLTPSQVSATLSIMEIREKIKNLGGGNFILNL, encoded by the coding sequence ATGTCATCAACTAAATCAATCACTGGTGACCAAAGCTCGAATCATGATTTAATTTATTGGAATACCTTAGCTCTTTTTTTAAAATTTGAGGCGAAGAGATTAAAAAAAATTGCCGATTATTTTCCGACAATGAAAATGGCCTTCGAAGCGAATAATTCTGAATTGATACAGGCTGGCCTCGAACAAGAAATTGTCCAAGAATTTGTTAAATGGCGAAAAACAATCAACCCTGAAAAGGAATGGCAAAAATTAGAAGACGAAAAAATAAAAATTATCACGATTAAGGATAAAAATTATCCCAAACTTCTTAAAGAAATTTATGATCCACCGGCTATTTTATATTACAAGGGTGAATTAAAAAGAGAAGAAAATTACCCCTTAGCAGTGGTCGGAACAAGAAAAATGAGTTTTTACGGTCGCGAAGTAGTCGAGGGATTAGTCAGAGACCTAGTCCGAGTTGGTCTAACCATTATCTCTGGATTGGCTCTGGGTATTGATGGTTTAGTTCATAAAATTACACTAAAAGAAGGAGGACGAACAATAGCTGTGCTAGGCGGTGGTCTTGATGAAAAAACTCTTTATCCTTCAATTCATAAAGAATTAGCAAGAAAAATTATTGCTGCTGGTGGAGCAATTATTTCTGAATATCCAATTGGCACATCTCCAACTCGCTATACTTTTCCGATGCGTAACCGCATCATCTCTGGCTTATCGCTTGGTACCTTGGTTATTGAAGCGCCGATGGAAAGTGGTGCCTTAATCACTGCTCGTTCTGCTTTAGATCAAAATCGAGAAGTCTTTGCTGTCCCTGGTAATATTTACTCCCCAAATTCAGCCGGCTGTAATTGGCTAATTAAATTAGGCGCTAAACCAGTGACTAAGGCAACTGATATTTTAGAATCTTTCAATCTAGAATTTCTTTTGAGACAAAGAGAAATTAAACCCGAAACAAAAGAAGAAGAAATTTTACTCAAGTATTTATCAAAAGAACCAATTCATATCGATGAACTAATTAGAAAAAGTGGTCTAACACCGAGCCAGGTTTCAGCCACTCTCTCTATTATGGAAATTAGAGAAAAAATAAAAAATCTCGGCGGTGGTAATTTTATTTTAAATCTATGA
- the murC gene encoding UDP-N-acetylmuramate--L-alanine ligase, with protein sequence MDLSQFKKVHFIGIGGIGVSAVAKMMILLGKKVSGSDLFASEITDDLKREGAKIFIGHQKENLAKDIDLVIYSPAVPEDNIERKRARELEILSFSYPKFLGKLSKNYFTITVSGTHGKTTTTALIGLILEKAGLDPTVVVGSKVNNFQEGNFRFGKSKYLVVEACEWRAHMLNFRPQIIVLTNLEEDHLDYYKNLDDIIFHFQKYIDQMSGDGKIILNIDNENLFKRLLPHRKVVSYGIKKPADVVAKNIKIISGFQEFDLIVDSKVHHLRLKVPGIFNIYNALAASTAALSLGIKLEIIREVLENYSGCWRRFEVKDFKIENLKLKIISDYAHHPTAIQETIQAAREFYPNKRIFVIFQPHHHHRTKVLFDDFVKSFDRVDLAIISEIYGVAGREKSADQNISSKDLVKKVIERTGKKIIYTRNLEETKKLILKNIQPNDVILIMGAGDIYTIIDQLIK encoded by the coding sequence ATGGATTTATCTCAATTCAAAAAAGTTCATTTTATTGGTATTGGCGGCATTGGCGTTTCAGCGGTGGCAAAAATGATGATTCTTTTGGGTAAAAAGGTTTCCGGTTCTGATTTATTCGCCTCAGAAATTACTGATGATTTAAAAAGGGAAGGGGCAAAGATTTTTATTGGGCATCAAAAAGAAAATCTAGCTAAAGATATTGATTTAGTAATTTATTCACCGGCTGTGCCGGAAGATAATATAGAAAGAAAAAGGGCGAGAGAATTGGAGATTTTATCATTTTCTTACCCAAAATTTTTAGGCAAACTTTCAAAAAATTATTTTACCATTACTGTTTCAGGAACACATGGCAAAACTACCACCACTGCTTTAATCGGTTTAATTTTAGAAAAAGCCGGCCTTGATCCAACTGTGGTGGTTGGTTCAAAAGTTAATAATTTTCAAGAAGGTAATTTTCGTTTTGGCAAAAGTAAATATCTTGTTGTTGAAGCCTGCGAGTGGAGAGCGCATATGTTGAATTTTCGGCCACAAATAATTGTCTTGACTAATTTAGAAGAAGACCATTTAGATTATTATAAAAATCTTGACGATATTATTTTCCATTTTCAGAAATATATTGACCAAATGTCAGGTGATGGAAAAATTATTTTGAATATTGATAATGAAAATTTATTTAAAAGACTTTTACCTCATCGCAAAGTTGTTAGTTATGGTATCAAAAAACCGGCTGATGTAGTGGCGAAAAATATTAAAATTATTTCTGGTTTTCAGGAGTTTGATTTAATAGTTGACTCTAAAGTGCATCATCTAAGACTAAAAGTGCCAGGAATCTTTAATATTTATAATGCTTTGGCGGCTTCAACCGCTGCCTTAAGTTTAGGAATTAAATTAGAAATTATTAGAGAAGTTTTAGAAAATTATTCTGGCTGTTGGCGGCGTTTTGAAGTTAAAGATTTTAAAATTGAAAATTTAAAATTGAAAATTATTTCTGATTATGCTCATCATCCAACAGCTATTCAAGAGACAATTCAAGCCGCTCGCGAATTCTATCCGAATAAAAGAATTTTTGTTATTTTTCAGCCACACCATCATCATCGGACCAAGGTTCTTTTTGATGATTTTGTGAAAAGTTTTGATAGAGTGGATTTGGCTATTATTTCTGAAATTTATGGAGTGGCCGGTCGAGAGAAAAGTGCGGATCAAAACATTAGTTCAAAAGATCTAGTCAAGAAAGTAATTGAAAGAACTGGTAAAAAAATTATCTATACTAGAAACTTAGAGGAAACGAAAAAACTTATTTTAAAAAATATCCAGCCCAACGATGTTATTTTAATTATGGGGGCTGGTGATATCTATACAATTATTGATCAATTGATAAAATAG
- a CDS encoding dTDP-4-dehydrorhamnose 3,5-epimerase family protein — MLEGVRVKKLKIIKDERGFLMEILRSDEKFFQKFGQVYLTFCKYGIAKAWHYHKLQDDYFVCLEGKALIGLYDHRKNSKTYGQTARFILSAPQERGRHLVLRIPRGVVHGFTALTKNGAKILNLPTKVYNYKNPDEYRMPWQTKEIPFRWPSFVRKGG, encoded by the coding sequence ATGCTTGAAGGGGTAAGAGTTAAAAAATTAAAAATTATTAAAGACGAGCGTGGTTTTTTAATGGAAATTTTAAGATCTGATGAAAAATTCTTTCAGAAATTTGGGCAGGTCTATTTAACTTTTTGTAAATATGGCATCGCCAAAGCCTGGCATTATCACAAACTTCAAGATGACTACTTTGTTTGTTTAGAAGGAAAAGCGCTTATTGGATTGTATGATCACAGAAAAAATTCCAAGACGTATGGCCAGACAGCTAGATTTATCTTATCGGCCCCACAGGAAAGAGGGAGACATCTTGTTTTAAGAATCCCGAGAGGTGTTGTTCACGGTTTTACTGCTTTAACCAAAAACGGGGCAAAAATTTTAAATCTACCGACTAAAGTTTATAATTACAAAAATCCCGACGAATATCGAATGCCATGGCAGACAAAAGAGATTCCATTTCGCTGGCCAAGCTTTGTCCGGAAAGGAGGGTAA
- the galE gene encoding UDP-glucose 4-epimerase GalE — protein sequence MRIFITGGAGYIGSHIVKELLKEKHQLFIYDNLSKGHRQAILGGFFIKGDLKDKNKLDQILKKYQPKVTIHLAGFIEVGESMLKPEKYFQNNVLNGLNLLEAMIKNKIKFIIFSSSAAVYQPQKLPLKENSPLKPTNVYGQTKYLFEKLLACFEKNYGLKFISLRYFNAAGADPSGRIGEDHCPETHLIPNILKVALGQKRYFKIFGDDYPTPDGTCIRDYIHVNDLAQAHILALKFLIKNKKSKIYNLGSEKGFSVKEVLEKCRLITQQKVPAKVRARRIGDSPILIASSTKIKKELGWQPKHSDLETIIKTAWQFYQNYPFGYKK from the coding sequence ATGCGCATTTTCATTACTGGTGGTGCTGGCTATATTGGTAGCCACATTGTTAAGGAGTTGTTAAAAGAAAAACATCAACTTTTTATTTATGATAATTTATCAAAAGGTCATCGCCAGGCAATTCTTGGTGGTTTTTTTATTAAAGGTGACTTAAAAGATAAAAATAAGTTAGATCAAATTTTAAAAAAATATCAACCAAAAGTTACTATTCATCTAGCTGGTTTTATTGAAGTAGGTGAATCAATGTTAAAACCAGAAAAATATTTTCAAAATAATGTTTTAAACGGTTTGAATCTCTTGGAGGCGATGATTAAAAATAAAATTAAATTTATTATTTTTTCTTCTTCAGCGGCCGTTTATCAACCGCAAAAACTTCCTTTGAAAGAAAATAGTCCTTTAAAACCAACTAATGTTTATGGTCAGACCAAATATCTTTTTGAAAAACTTTTAGCCTGTTTTGAGAAAAATTATGGTTTAAAATTTATTTCCTTGCGTTATTTCAACGCCGCCGGAGCCGATCCTTCTGGCAGAATTGGCGAAGACCATTGTCCAGAAACCCATCTCATTCCTAATATCTTGAAAGTTGCTTTAGGCCAAAAAAGATATTTTAAGATTTTTGGCGACGACTATCCAACGCCAGATGGAACCTGTATTCGCGATTATATTCATGTCAATGATTTAGCACAAGCCCATATTTTGGCTTTGAAATTTTTAATTAAAAATAAAAAAAGTAAAATTTACAATTTAGGCAGCGAAAAAGGATTTTCGGTTAAAGAGGTTTTAGAGAAATGTCGGCTAATCACTCAGCAAAAGGTTCCCGCTAAAGTGAGGGCAAGACGAATAGGTGATTCGCCAATTTTGATTGCTAGCTCAACGAAGATAAAAAAAGAGCTTGGTTGGCAGCCAAAACACTCTGATCTAGAAACAATTATTAAAACGGCCTGGCAATTTTATCAGAATTACCCTTTTGGCTACAAAAAGTAA
- a CDS encoding nucleotide exchange factor GrpE, whose protein sequence is MIFQKKEEINKLKEEVEYLKKEIEELRKQNKEYLNGWQRAKADYLNREREIERERNEWFEFANLNLILEILPIYEHFNQALEHQNKNEDFIKGLEQIKKQFEDLFKKLGVEKIKTVGEKFNPEFHEVVEKRDDGDEIIEEISPGYTINNKVIKVAKVAIGKRKNLDEEMTE, encoded by the coding sequence ATGATTTTTCAAAAAAAAGAAGAAATCAATAAATTAAAGGAGGAGGTCGAGTATTTAAAAAAAGAGATTGAAGAATTAAGAAAACAAAATAAAGAATATTTAAACGGTTGGCAGAGGGCTAAGGCAGATTATCTTAACCGAGAAAGAGAAATTGAGAGAGAAAGAAATGAATGGTTTGAATTTGCCAATTTAAACCTGATTTTAGAAATTTTACCCATTTACGAACACTTCAATCAGGCCTTAGAGCATCAAAATAAAAATGAAGATTTTATTAAAGGCCTTGAACAAATAAAGAAACAATTTGAGGATTTATTTAAAAAATTAGGCGTAGAGAAGATAAAGACGGTTGGCGAGAAATTTAATCCAGAATTTCATGAAGTGGTGGAAAAAAGAGATGATGGCGATGAAATTATTGAAGAAATTAGTCCAGGCTATACAATAAACAATAAAGTCATTAAGGTAGCAAAAGTTGCGATTGGTAAAAGAAAAAATTTGGACGAAGAAATGACTGAATAA
- a CDS encoding Hsp20/alpha crystallin family protein translates to MALIPWRPWLWRPWEDIERLFEDWKEEWPEIRAAEFIPPVDIYEKGGNLVVETPITGVDPEKIEVLVENNNLILKGKSEKKSEVEDKNYYRKEVRYGSFYRAIGLPTKVIGDKAEATYEDGLLRITIPKAEEVKEKKIKIKIKKSAKK, encoded by the coding sequence ATGGCATTAATTCCCTGGCGTCCTTGGCTTTGGCGGCCTTGGGAAGATATAGAAAGGCTGTTTGAAGATTGGAAAGAAGAATGGCCAGAAATTCGGGCAGCAGAATTTATTCCACCGGTTGATATTTATGAGAAAGGGGGTAATTTGGTTGTAGAGACTCCAATTACTGGCGTCGATCCGGAAAAGATTGAAGTTTTGGTTGAAAACAACAACCTAATTTTGAAAGGAAAGAGTGAAAAGAAATCGGAGGTAGAAGATAAGAATTATTACCGCAAAGAGGTGCGTTATGGAAGTTTTTATCGAGCTATTGGTTTGCCAACTAAGGTGATTGGTGATAAAGCGGAGGCAACGTATGAAGATGGTCTTTTAAGAATTACCATTCCCAAGGCAGAAGAAGTCAAGGAGAAAAAAATTAAAATTAAAATTAAAAAATCCGCAAAAAAATAA
- the dnaK gene encoding molecular chaperone DnaK, producing the protein MSKIIGIDLGTSNSAAAYIEAGRPKMIPSAEGTTLVGGKAFPSVVAFTKDGELLVGEPARRQAVANPEGTITAAKRKMGTDFKYKIFGKEYTPQQISAFILQKIKKDAELYLGDKVEKAVITVPAYFDDSQRQATKDAGAIAGLEVIRIINEPTAAALAYGLDKVQEKDQQVLVFDFGGGTLDVTIMNFGGGVFEVLSTSGDTQLGGTDMDNILIDYIVEEFKKTENIDLRKDKMAMQRIREAAEKAKIELSSVLETEINLPFITATSEGPRHLLMKITRAKLENLVRPVIERCRGPLERALADAKLTPQDIEKIILVGGPTRMPIVQKFLEDYFGPKIERGIDPMECVAMGAAIQAAVLAGDTEVKEVQLLDVTPLTLGIETLGGVMTPLIERNTTIPTSKSQIFSTAADNQTSVEIHVLQGERPMAQDNRTLGRFILDGIPPAPRGVPQIEVTFDIDADGILTVRAKDKATNREQHIVIRDSKALSKEEIERMKKEAEKFAAEDRKKKELIDLKNQADALIYSAEKTLRDFAGKIKEEDKKTIEEKIAELKKVTTGNEMELIKKSMDELSQAIQKIGMELYREQAQQRSSETGEKKEEKKDEGPIEGEYEEK; encoded by the coding sequence ATGAGCAAAATTATTGGCATTGATCTAGGTACTTCAAATTCAGCGGCCGCTTATATTGAAGCCGGTCGACCTAAAATGATTCCTTCGGCTGAAGGAACAACTTTAGTCGGAGGTAAAGCTTTTCCTTCTGTAGTTGCTTTTACGAAAGATGGAGAACTGTTAGTCGGCGAACCTGCGCGTCGACAGGCGGTTGCTAATCCTGAAGGAACAATTACAGCAGCGAAAAGAAAAATGGGCACAGATTTTAAATATAAAATTTTTGGTAAAGAATATACACCACAGCAAATTTCTGCCTTCATCCTGCAAAAAATCAAAAAGGATGCAGAATTATATTTAGGTGATAAAGTAGAAAAAGCAGTCATTACCGTCCCAGCTTATTTTGACGACAGTCAAAGACAGGCGACCAAAGATGCCGGCGCCATTGCCGGTCTAGAGGTAATTAGGATTATTAATGAACCGACGGCGGCGGCATTGGCTTATGGTTTGGATAAAGTTCAGGAAAAAGATCAGCAAGTTTTGGTTTTTGATTTTGGTGGTGGTACTTTAGATGTGACGATTATGAATTTTGGCGGTGGAGTCTTTGAAGTTCTTTCAACTTCAGGTGATACCCAGTTGGGTGGTACCGATATGGATAACATATTGATTGATTATATTGTTGAGGAATTCAAAAAAACTGAAAATATTGATTTAAGGAAAGATAAGATGGCTATGCAGAGAATTCGTGAAGCAGCCGAAAAAGCAAAAATTGAACTTTCTTCTGTTTTAGAAACAGAAATAAATTTACCCTTTATTACAGCCACTTCTGAAGGACCAAGACATCTTTTGATGAAGATTACACGAGCAAAATTGGAGAATTTAGTTAGACCAGTTATTGAGAGATGTCGTGGGCCATTAGAGCGGGCCTTGGCAGATGCAAAATTAACACCTCAGGATATTGAAAAAATTATTTTAGTTGGTGGACCAACAAGAATGCCAATTGTTCAGAAATTTTTGGAAGATTATTTTGGGCCAAAAATTGAGCGCGGCATTGACCCAATGGAATGCGTAGCAATGGGTGCGGCTATTCAAGCAGCAGTTTTAGCCGGTGATACAGAAGTTAAAGAGGTTCAGTTGCTTGATGTTACACCCTTGACCTTAGGGATTGAAACTTTGGGTGGGGTTATGACGCCTCTGATTGAAAGAAACACGACAATTCCGACCTCAAAGAGTCAAATTTTTTCCACCGCGGCTGATAATCAAACCTCAGTGGAAATTCATGTTTTACAAGGTGAACGACCGATGGCTCAAGATAACCGAACCTTAGGTCGGTTTATTTTAGACGGTATTCCGCCAGCGCCACGTGGTGTACCACAGATTGAGGTGACTTTTGATATTGATGCTGATGGAATTTTAACCGTTAGAGCTAAAGATAAGGCGACAAATAGAGAGCAACACATTGTCATTCGAGATTCTAAAGCCCTTTCTAAAGAAGAGATTGAAAGAATGAAAAAAGAAGCCGAGAAATTTGCTGCTGAAGATAGGAAAAAGAAAGAATTAATTGATCTAAAAAATCAAGCCGATGCTTTAATTTATAGTGCTGAAAAAACATTAAGAGATTTTGCTGGCAAAATTAAAGAAGAGGATAAGAAGACGATTGAGGAGAAAATTGCCGAATTAAAAAAAGTAACAACCGGCAACGAAATGGAATTAATTAAAAAATCAATGGACGAACTTTCACAAGCCATTCAAAAAATTGGCATGGAATTATATAGAGAACAAGCCCAGCAAAGATCTTCAGAAACGGGCGAAAAAAAAGAAGAAAAAAAAGATGAGGGACCGATTGAGGGAGAATATGAAGAAAAATAA
- a CDS encoding ATP-binding cassette domain-containing protein yields the protein MSIIEVNGLTKNFKDCIAVDNISFSVEKGEIFAFLGPNGAGKTTTIKILTTLLRPSSGQVIINGNDVIKNQSDTRQAFGIVFQDPSLDDELTVYENMYFHAVLYGMPKKIYQPRIEELLKFVELWDRRDELVKNFSGGMKRRLEISRGLLHHPKIIFLDEPTLGLDPQTRQHIWAYVKKINQEEGITIFFTTHYMEEAEKMANRIAIIDQGKIIAIGTVEEIKRKTKTNSLEEAFLALTGHVIREQSGNAVENLRMRHRVWRR from the coding sequence ATGAGTATTATTGAAGTCAATGGACTGACAAAAAATTTTAAAGATTGTATAGCTGTTGATAATATTTCTTTTAGTGTTGAGAAAGGAGAAATTTTTGCTTTTCTTGGGCCGAATGGTGCCGGCAAGACGACAACAATTAAAATATTAACAACCTTACTTAGACCAAGTTCAGGCCAAGTTATTATTAATGGTAATGATGTTATAAAAAATCAATCAGACACAAGACAAGCCTTTGGTATTGTTTTTCAAGATCCAAGTTTAGATGACGAACTGACCGTCTATGAAAATATGTATTTCCACGCTGTTTTATATGGTATGCCAAAAAAAATTTATCAGCCACGAATTGAAGAACTTTTAAAATTTGTTGAATTATGGGATCGTCGAGATGAATTAGTTAAAAATTTTTCTGGCGGTATGAAGCGTCGTTTGGAAATCAGTCGTGGTCTTCTCCATCACCCCAAGATTATTTTTTTAGATGAGCCAACACTCGGTCTTGATCCGCAAACTCGTCAGCACATATGGGCTTATGTTAAAAAAATCAATCAAGAAGAGGGGATCACTATTTTTTTTACCACTCACTATATGGAAGAAGCGGAAAAAATGGCTAATCGGATTGCCATCATTGATCAAGGAAAGATTATCGCTATTGGTACTGTTGAAGAAATAAAAAGAAAGACAAAAACAAATTCATTAGAAGAAGCTTTTTTGGCTTTGACTGGCCATGTGATTCGTGAACAAAGTGGCAATGCTGTGGAAAATCTGAGAATGCGACATCGAGTTTGGCGGAGATAA
- a CDS encoding ABC transporter permease — translation MNTIYILWLRQLKRYFRSRSRIIGSLGQPLLFLVALGFGFGPIFQKAGGGNYIEFLTPGIIAMSILFLAIFSGIEIIWDRQFGFLKETLVAPVSRLKIMIGRTLGGATVAVLQGLIVLILSFIIGFRPLSWTIMPLALVFMFLIALLFTAFGTAVASKMTDMHGFQLIINFIVMPIFFLSGALFPIQGLPKIIAMAVSVNPLAYGVDGLRGSLLGVSQFGLLPDFFILGIVTIILLSIGSYLFSKIEI, via the coding sequence ATGAATACCATTTACATTCTTTGGTTGAGACAATTAAAAAGATATTTTCGTTCAAGGTCAAGAATTATTGGTTCTTTAGGTCAACCCTTGCTTTTTCTAGTCGCTTTGGGTTTTGGTTTTGGGCCAATCTTTCAGAAAGCCGGTGGTGGTAATTATATTGAATTTTTGACACCAGGTATTATCGCAATGAGTATTCTTTTTTTGGCGATTTTTTCTGGGATTGAAATTATTTGGGATAGACAATTTGGATTTTTAAAAGAAACTTTAGTCGCGCCGGTTTCAAGATTAAAAATTATGATTGGTCGAACCCTGGGCGGAGCAACCGTTGCTGTACTTCAGGGTTTGATTGTTTTAATCCTTTCTTTTATTATCGGCTTTCGACCGCTTAGTTGGACGATAATGCCCTTGGCGTTAGTTTTTATGTTTCTAATCGCCCTGCTATTTACTGCTTTTGGCACGGCTGTTGCTTCAAAAATGACCGATATGCATGGTTTTCAATTAATTATAAATTTTATTGTAATGCCAATTTTCTTCTTATCTGGCGCTCTTTTTCCAATCCAAGGATTACCAAAAATAATTGCAATGGCCGTTTCGGTTAATCCATTGGCTTATGGCGTTGATGGTCTACGTGGTTCTTTGCTTGGTGTATCCCAATTTGGCCTTTTGCCCGATTTTTTCATTTTAGGAATCGTTACGATTATTTTATTATCTATTGGTAGTTATCTTTTTTCAAAAATAGAAATTTAA
- the dnaJ gene encoding molecular chaperone DnaJ, which translates to MSSDYYKILGVSRDASPEEIKRAYRELVQKYHPDKYYGKPEYKEMNEKFKQINEAYQVLSDPEKRRMYDQYGPAFEQARATGGFAGFDGFRDWATWAEAMKDAGQDFSFDFGDFGFGNLGDIFEDFFGVRTETRRRARRGRDLHLEVTIDFREAIFGSEKEISLDKFNLCPECFGSGIAKDSKFITCSNCHGSGQISKVQSTFFGQIRTTTTCSKCGGEGKIAEKKCSRCNGEGRIRERKILKIKIPAGIDEGETIILRGQGEAGVKGAAAGNLYLTFHIKPDPIFKRKGQDILSEEEISISQAVLGGKVKVKTLEGEVILKIPPGTKPGQVFKLKGKGVPYLKGRGRGDQLVTIHIKIPKTLTRKQKELLEELQNEGL; encoded by the coding sequence ATGTCTAGCGATTATTACAAAATTCTTGGTGTTTCAAGAGATGCTTCGCCAGAAGAGATTAAGCGGGCTTATCGGGAATTGGTCCAAAAATATCATCCAGATAAATACTATGGCAAACCAGAATATAAGGAAATGAATGAGAAATTTAAACAAATTAATGAGGCTTATCAAGTTCTTTCTGATCCAGAAAAAAGAAGAATGTATGATCAGTATGGCCCGGCCTTCGAACAAGCACGAGCAACTGGCGGTTTTGCTGGTTTTGATGGGTTTAGAGATTGGGCAACCTGGGCTGAGGCGATGAAAGATGCTGGCCAAGACTTTTCTTTTGATTTTGGTGATTTTGGTTTTGGTAATTTAGGGGATATCTTTGAAGATTTTTTCGGTGTCAGAACAGAAACTAGACGACGAGCTAGGCGCGGTCGTGATCTTCATCTGGAAGTGACGATTGATTTTCGCGAGGCGATTTTTGGTAGTGAAAAAGAAATTTCTTTAGATAAATTTAATTTATGTCCTGAATGTTTCGGCAGTGGGATAGCCAAAGATTCTAAATTTATCACTTGTTCAAACTGTCATGGTTCAGGGCAAATTTCAAAAGTTCAATCAACATTTTTTGGCCAAATAAGAACAACAACTACTTGTTCAAAATGTGGCGGCGAAGGGAAAATAGCTGAAAAAAAATGTTCAAGATGCAATGGCGAGGGTCGAATTCGAGAAAGAAAAATTTTAAAAATTAAAATTCCAGCTGGTATTGATGAAGGTGAAACAATTATTTTAAGGGGCCAGGGCGAGGCAGGAGTCAAAGGAGCGGCGGCTGGTAATTTATATCTGACTTTTCATATTAAACCGGACCCAATTTTTAAAAGAAAGGGTCAAGATATTTTGTCTGAAGAAGAAATTTCCATCTCCCAAGCCGTTTTAGGCGGAAAAGTTAAGGTTAAGACCTTAGAAGGTGAGGTGATTTTGAAAATTCCTCCTGGTACCAAACCTGGCCAAGTTTTTAAATTAAAAGGAAAAGGTGTGCCCTATCTAAAAGGTCGTGGTCGCGGCGATCAATTAGTAACTATTCATATTAAAATTCCAAAAACTTTAACAAGAAAACAAAAAGAACTATTGGAAGAATTACAAAATGAAGGCTTGTAA